In Canis lupus familiaris isolate Mischka breed German Shepherd chromosome 5, alternate assembly UU_Cfam_GSD_1.0, whole genome shotgun sequence, a genomic segment contains:
- the YIPF1 gene encoding protein YIPF1, whose translation MAAVDDLQFEEFGDAATSPAANPGATTIHIEGPSESPTHQPGLPRGSGGEEDDELLGNDDSDKTELLAGQKKSSPFWTFEYYQTFFDVDTYQVFDRIKGSLLPIPGKNFVRLYIRSNPDLYGPFWICATLVFAIAISGNLSNFLIHLGEKTYHYVPEFRKVSIAATIIYAYAWLVPLALWGFLMWRNSKVMNIVSYSFLEIVCVYGYSLFIYIPTAVLWVIPQKAVRWILVMIALGISGSVLAMTFWPAVREDNRRIALATIVTIVLLHTLLSVGCLAYFFDAPEMDHHLPATTAAPNQTAAAAK comes from the exons ATGGCAGCTGTAGATGACTTGCAGTTTGAAG AATTTGGTGATGCAGCCACTTCTCCAGCAGCAAATCCAGGTGCTACTACGATACACATTGAAGGTCCTAGTGAAAGCCCGACACACCAACCAGGACTCCCAAGAGGCTCAGGGGGAGAAGAGGATGATGAGTTGCTGGGAAATGATGACTCTGACAAAACTGAG TTACTTGCTGGACAGAAGAAAAGCTCCCCCTTCTGGACATTTGAATACTATCAAACATTCTTTGATGTAGACACTTACCAG GTCTTTGACAGAATAAAAGGGTCTCTTTTGCCCATACCAGGAAAAAACTTTGTGAGGCTGTATATCCGCAGCAATCCAGATCTTTATG GCCCCTTTTGGATATGCGCCACACTGGTCTTTGCCATAGCAATTAGTGGGAATCTTTCCAACTTCTTAATCCATCTGGGAGAGAAGACATACCATTATGTGCCCGAATTCCGAAAAG TGTCCATAGCAGCCACCATCATCTATGCCTATGCCTGGCTGGTTCCTCTTGCACTCTGGGGTTTCCTCATGTGGAGAAACAGCAAAGTTATGAACATCGTTTCCTATTCGTTTTTGGAGATTGTGTGTGTCTATGGATATTCGCTCTTCATTTATATCCCCACAGCT gTACTGTGGGTTATCCCCCAGAAGGCTGTTCGTTGGATTCTAGTCATGATTGCCCTGGGTATCTCAGGCTCTgtcttggcaatgactttttggCCAGCTGTTCGTGAGGATAACCGGCGCATCGCATTGGCCACAATTGTGACAATCGTGTTGCTTCACACACTGCTCTCTGTGGGCTGCTTG GCATACTTTTTTGATGCACCAGAGATGGACCACCACCTCCCAGCAACTACAGCTGCTCCAAACCAAACAGCTGCTGCAGCCAAGTAA